Within the Hippoglossus stenolepis isolate QCI-W04-F060 chromosome 2, HSTE1.2, whole genome shotgun sequence genome, the region AACACACCGACGTGTAGGACCAGGTCTCCTTTCCTGCTCATGATGGTCCCGGTCGCGCCCAGTGATGTGGCGCTCGGGACGCCATCAGAAAAGACATGGGAAGTGAGACAGTGGTTCAGGAGTGAGTGGTGGGGACACTCTTCTTAGTGGGCCtgcctggaggagctgatgctgaggcagcagcagagaaactcAGTCCCAGAATGATCTGCACGCGACCTGATCAGAGCGACTTCCAGGACAGCTACCGCAATCTGACCATCAAGACCATGGTCATGCTGGAGTAGCTGGCTGCTCCTGCACCCAACGCTTCTTACGTCATGAAGATTGACTCGGACATGTTGGTCAATGTCCCCAACTTGGTCAAACTGTTGCTGGATCGCTTGCGGCAAACAAAACTACATGACAGGTTTGGTGTGAACGCAGCTAAGTTTTTGAGAAACCCATTTAATAAGTTCTACCTCCCGAGGAACATTATCGCTGAGCCCGGAGTTCCCCCTATCCTCTGGGCATGGCTTCGTCATGTCCCTGGACCTTCCCTGGAGATCCTGCAAGTCTCTCCTCGGATTAAACCGCTCTTCATTGAAGACGCCTACCTGGGGATGTCACGGCTTGCTGACATTCCCCCACGCCCCGGAAAACACCATGTTTATCGTCGACCCGTGCATCCTCTgacagctgcagcctctcaaGGTCATCGCCGTAATGACGTGAGCATCGCACAGATGAAGAGTTACTGGGAGACGAGCAAAGGACCAGACGCTAAATGCTGAGCTTCAgatcatgtttgtttgaactgAAAGTAGTTTCTTGTGGGCGATGGTGGGGCGACTTCATCTCATATTTAGTCTGGGGGGGAAAACCAAGAGTGGAggatttattcagtttttagaTTACAATATTTGTGTAATCTAATGTTTTTCTCAAACAGCTGACAGTTCGAAACTGTACTACTTCATATCATGATCCTGAACCgagtctctgtctgaaacaTGATTTTATCCACATGAAGAAGTTGAAAAAATGAGCTGTTTTGGTTATAAACGTGTTTGGAATGTAACTTGTGGATTCAATCATCCCTGGAAGGTTTTGAGAAAGGGTCTCAACGATTCTCAGACAGTCAGAGAATCTCTTGACATTCTCTAGAGAAGTGTAACTGCAGAAGGTCTGGACCCAGTTCTGCAGCAGAGTAGCCTACTAATGATTGgaaatctgtctgtttgtctttcatttgtGTTGCTGCGAGTCTGCAACAGACTATGtataagatggacgacatgactcctcaaaagtgaagccacgcGTCTCCGCCAGCTGTTTGGCTGCAGTGgcggtcataaaccctgcctcctccatgttagtggattggacttggacaaaaatgaataatcaaagtacaaaaaaaaatcaaatagattttctctGGTTAATGTAATTTATTCTTATCTGATTTTATTCCAGCAAGCTGAGTCTTAATTACTCATCTGGttattataaaaatgaaaatttgaaATGTCAACTTTAGTATCTTAACagattttggcttcatttctggatggagGCGTGTCGACCacgtttatttacagtctatggtttgtaACCAGAAACTATTTAATCCCATCAGGCTATTTTCATCGCAGTTGctagtttattttgaaatgttgccGCTCATACCACTTAAGAATTTGAAGGTGCAATAAAATGGACGTTGTTCATAAAATCTTTGACGTCATATTTGGAAAATGTATGTTGCAATTTATAAAGTTAGCAGTGGAGTTTTGTTCCTGCCTCTGCAATCAACCCTCTGCACTGCTGTAGTTGCTCCTTTTGTCCACAAGAGGGCAGAATAACACCAGGTAAAATCTACAGGCATTAACACAAACGGCATTAGATTATGAATGAGTATTGAATAATAATCATACTGGCTTTGATGTATTTACATCTTTACTGTACaagtttttacaacatttaagtTGATAATATTCCCCAAACTGTCagaattaaacatgtttacagcCTGATTTGGTCTCAACGGCTAAGTTACCCCTTCATGACCTGTATGGGCCTAAAATGATGCATAATGAAGGGGCGTGGCCTCTGTAGCGTTACCTGGGTGCTGTGCGCGGATGCCGTGGCCACAACGCTATGAACTGTGGGTAATTGTCtttgtcaaagtgtgtgtgtgtgtgtgtgtgtgtgtgtgtgtgtgtgtgtgtgtgtgtgtgtgtgtgtgtgtgtgtgtgtgtgtgtgtgtgtgtgtgtgtgtgtgtgtgtgtgtgtgtgtgtgtgtgtgtgtgtgtgtgtgtgtgtgtgtgtgtgtgtgtaaaggagTTTTCACAGTGggaaagttgttttcagacatgaactcaggagGATGTCGGCACGAcggggtctggactttctccggagttttcctttcacacatgagcaGCCCTTGTGCATTCCGGCTCACACCGTTCTAACATAAGAAATCTCAGAGCGGATGTGACGTGTAAATTCTTCCTCCTGATATattctctctttccttcagtTTAAGTCTCCTGCCTTTTCTTGCACTGACCTTTTGGATATTTGTCAGGGGGCGCTGGAAGGAGGGTATCGGAGATTATCCGGAGGAGtacagtgcaggtctgaaagcagctactgACGTATTGGGCACCAACCTCAGCGTCTGTGAGTCCTTGGCGGTGAACAGTGGGTCTCGGCCTTGAGGACCGTGACCTTCCCTTggtctcttcctctccagctgtCTGCGATCTGTTCTCCCTCCGTCAGATAGGGAGGATCCTCCAGTCAAAGGCCCTGCTCGCCCTCTTGCTGCTGGCGGcataaatcacacacatgttGGCTTAAAACCCTGGCTCACACATCATTCATTGTTGTGCTGCCATCACGCCAGAGATCCCGCTCAGTGTCTGGGACCAGCATAAATCACTGCTGGCTCTCACCCACTGTGCAGCAAAGTACCAGGTTACATCTGGCAAGTAACTatcttttcttgtgtgtgtgaatcctgTTAATGATGCAGTGAAGCGGGTGCTTCATGGACAGTCTGGAGTTTTACTTTGTCTCGGGAACAAGATTTACAGTCATTACCTGAAGCAGCAAGTCGGAGCAGGATGACTCGTTTGTGTTCAGACACATCGTCACTTCCTGTCCGCTTCctgaacactcacacacacacacactgcagagaatTTGCTTATCTCCTTTTCTATCTCCTAGCAGGTTGGCTTgaataatgtttatatttatattatttaggTCTGAGACAGATTTGAATAACAATGAGAAGACCGAAAGAAAGttggaaagaaaatgaatgtcttgaaaatatgtaaatcctttaaatgtaatataactTGAGTCCTAGTCATGAGGTCCAGTTGAAATCTGTTTAAAGTACAACACAGatactttgaaaatgtaaaccCCATCCCCCTCTCACCCGTCATGTGCCCCCTGCAGACAGTTGTCCTCTCCGTCACCCTgacaaaacacagcaacacacacacacacacacacacacccctgctcATCTGCATGATCCATTAACTCATCTGATCACGGTTTATTTTACTGAGTGCACCTTTATAATTCATGTAAAAGTCAATTTACAAGATTCCCTCACGTTATCTGAATAAGATTTTTAAATACTGAGGATTGATTCGGACAGAAAACTACAGAAGTCACTACAAGAGCCTGATACCAGTGTTGTttatgaaagacaaaaaaaccacataaatattaatacattaatCAATATACAGAAATGTAGAAGTACAGAAAACTCTGAAAACATCAGACTTTGACAAACCTCTAATGAGGAGAATCAGTTTTTATGTTCAGTATCTAAATCCACATGATGTTCTGATCCGTGTCCGACCTGAGACCACGTAGTGGTTTGATTTAtcacttgtacacacacattgttctGTGTAACAAAGGGAGTAGGTGCCTCCATGTTGTCTGCAAACATAataatcatctttatttaaaacaaaaaggaagcAGCAACTAAAAGACGTCACAAATTCAGTCAATTTAAAAGACAGCAGTTGAAAAAGTTCACTCactaaaagaaaattaaaattcaagtaAAACCAGAGACGTCTCTCAGAAAAACTTATAAGAAATTGAGTCAGCCGACATTATTTCCTCGGGCAGATCGTTCCAGATCGTCTCAGAGCCAGATGAGATGATTTTGGTCCCTTTAGTTTCCAACCAGCTTTCTGAGACAGGTAGCAGACGTCTGCCCGAGGATGTAGAGGTAGGAGCTGGGGTGTAGGAGCTGGGGTGTAGGAGAGGGTGTAAGAGCTGGTGTGTAGGAGCTGGGGTGTAGGAGCTAGTGTGTAGGAGCTGGGGTGTAGGAGCTAGGGTGTAGGAGCTGGGGTGTAGGAGCTGGTGTGTAGGAGCTAGGGTGTAGGAGCTGGGGTGTAGGAGCTAGGGTGTAGGAGCTGGGGTGTAGGAGCTGGGGTGTAGGTCAGATACACAAGACTGAGAAagactttaaacttaaaataaaattctaaaACATGGAGCCGGTGTAAAGAGGCTAAAACAGGAGTGATGTGATAACGTCTCTGGGGTCTAGATGAAAGTCTGAAAATATGCTCCACTTCATTTAGCAGTAGAGTTGCCCCACCACCGCCCACAAGAAACTACTTTcagttcaaacaaacatgatcTGAAGCTCAGCATTTAGCGTCTGGTCCTTTGCTCGTCTCCCAGTATCTCTTCATCTGTGCGATGCTCGTCGTTGTCACGGCGATGACCTttgagaggctgcagctgctcagagGATGCACGGGGTCGACGATAAACATGGTGTTTTCCGGGGGGTCGGTGGGGGAAATGCCCAGGTGCTTCAGACACATCCCCAGGTAGGCGTCTTCAATGAAGAGCGGTTTAATCCGAGGAGAGACTTGCAGGATCTTCCAGGGAAGGTCCAGGGACATGACGTAGGCCATGCCCAGAGGATAGGGGGGGAACTCCGGCTCAGCGATAACGTCTCTCGGGAGGTAGAACTTATTAAATGGGTTTCTcaaaactgggctgtgccaccacaCCAAACCTGTCATGTAGTTTTGTTTGGCCGTGCCGGGATCCAGCAACAGTTTGACCAAGTTGGGGACATGGACCAACATGTCCGAGTCAATCTTCATGACGTAAGAAGCGTTGGTGCAGTGAGCAGCCAGCCACTCCAGCATGACCATGGTCTTGATGGTCAGATTGTGGTAGCTGTCCTGGAAGTCGCTCTGGATCAGGTCGCGGTGCCGATGATTCTCCTGACTGAGTTTCTCTTGCTGCTGCCCAgcatcagctcctccaggcaGGCCCACTAAGAAGAGCGTCCCCACCACCTCACCCTGAACCACTGTCTCACTTCCCCATGTCTTTCGGATGGCGTCCCGAGCTGCCACATCACTGGGCGCGACTGGGACCATCATGACCATGAAAGGAGACCTGGTCCTACATGTCGGTGTGTCGTCCATGATGATTTGGTAGTTTCGTGGATAGGCCACATGATACGTTGACAAAGATCCGGGACTCCAGTTGCCATCAAAGCTGAGATAGATGAGGAAGACGGCCGCCGTCCCCAGGATGCagatcaaaatgtgttttaaatgtctccTCCTGTTCCCCATTGAACCTACAGAGAAACGACACTCGTGTTGTCACATGACGGCAGCAATTCTCTCAAATATGATTCAGGTAAAACAGCAGCACACGACTCAGTCGTCCACCATGTTTGAGAGGAAGAAACATGAtgtaatgattaaaaacaaatgcaatcGTTAAAAGCTTTATATCAGTGTAATCATTCCAAATGTTTTCAAGTAGCAATCATGCAAATTATAACTGATTTATACAAATGactgtgctgtaaacaaaatgataTTTAGGAAACAACGGTTGTAATAATGATTATATTCTAaccatgttttgtatttttagtcgTTCATCTTCTCTGGTGAAGTTACATGACTAAATGCTGGAAAGACTGTATTTGATTTGCATTCACCGGCCACACtgtcaataaaaatattttaaaaaccacgtccacatatttacagattgattttttttcgCCCAGATGATGAAACTTAATTCTGTTTTCATCCTGTCACAAGGTTTTTTAATTCCATATCTGGGCTCTATTGCTGTGGGATCTTCAAATTGTTTTCAAATCACTTCTTATTCTTTGCTTTTAAACTGTTTACtatttgtttcagttttcaaCTTGGAAAACACCTTGTTACTGTGTGTTGAAGGGAATTAATGAAGATTTTTACTGTTATTCTACAAGTTTAATTTCTATTATTatacaaatgtattattataatattattattaataatatgtaGACACATTAAAGTCTTGTCTCATGAATGATCTCAGTTTAAAACACTTGATGCTAAATGTCTATAGTAggttttgattgattttctcCTTTTACAGCTTAAAGGTGTGGATGTTCCCCGTGTGGCGCGGTCCCACCTCTCCCCGGGGAAAGAGACTCTCCCACGGCGCAGCTTCTCACTCACCACCGCTGCAGAGACTCGGTGAAAACCTGGTgactcttccctctcctctccgttTTCCGTCTCCGTGTAGGTTTGGACGTTTTTCCATGACTTACAGAAAATGTACCAATTACTGTCACTTCCTCGTTTCAGTCCAGTAATCAAGAAAACCCGAAGTGGAGTTTCTTGATTACTGGACTGAATGGAAGTGGACGGACATCAGAGAAATCCTGGAATGGAGTCCAACACCTCTAACCTACGGTGGGCGAGAGAGCTCAACGCGTGCAAATCAATTTGAGGACACGTGCGCTCACAAGGGGACAcccgcgcgcgcacacacacacacacacacacacacagaagatgcACCTGCTGTAGTGTGTAATGCTTTGAAAGGTCCGTCACCATTGACCAATAGAAGACTGAGATCATTTCTCAGTCCGTCCGACCTGGAGAAAGTCATTCATGCTTTCATATCCTCACACCTGGATTACTGCAATTCTTAGAGTGCAACATGacacctcaccactagatgtcactaaatcctacacactgaacctatAACATTGCCTAAATCACATTTTTGACTGTAGGCTATGTCTTTGTAATCCCAATAAAAGACTTTTATCCtttaaacacaagcaaacataccaaaaaaaaaaaaaaaaaactgaccaGAACTAAATCTGTGAAATACTCTTCTATCACGTGTACTTATGTCTTTGTCTTCTCCAACGCcgtgtctctgtccgtctcacACACCATGAGCAGAGTGAGCCAGACTCCGTGGTGATTTAGTGGTCGCAGACAGTGAGAGGGTAGAGGCCAAGCTCTGGATCTCATACTATCTCTCCCCATTCACCAGCCCAtaaataatcacacacacacggtgacacCAGGGAAACTGCAGACGGAGGAGATGAAGGATGGAAGGAGAAAGACGGAGGGGGAGGTGGTGTCTTTtgatgaacagagagagagagagagagagaatgaagacAGGtgtgggaaaagagagaaataggGACGTCCTGCTGGTTCCAGTTCAAACactgtttgattgattgatttgcaAATGTGGACTCACCTTTATTTTCACTTCTTAAAAGATAATTACTTGAGAAGCTTTGATTATGTTTCACTATTGGATGTTTTTGTTAAAGAGGCAATGCATTATTATCAAGTAAATGTTGATTTTGCACAATGAAACTAGTACAAAGCCCAACAAAcaagtttaaattcactacatctgaagttttattttcaagatccataaattactctctgagaaatcaacaaaaaatttGCTAAACGTCttacagtgttaaagaaagtgaaaataaattcctaGATCTGCCGCTGAACCAAAATGTAATAGATTCAAtcaatgaaatcaaatgaaatttgTACAGCCCGTATTCACAAaccacaatttgcctcataggacTTAACAaagtgcgacatcctctgttctttaCCCTcatgaataatataatataatataaataaacttcaaaCAGGAaccatagaaacctcagagagattTGATGTGTCCCTCTCtaccaggacggacagaagagTAATAGATGCCATGTgcagcagagcacatcaacacaattacaatatttacaacactcACGAGAAAAGACAGCGACTAACATAAATGAAGATGTTTAAAGTATCAATACAAAAGAAatgtgtctgacagagatgaagggagcagcaaggACAGCTGCAgtgactgtgttgtgttgttgacgTCCACACTCGCTGCCGTTTCCCTCCTCTTTACATTTTGTGGACTTCCTCCTCACCACGAGGACCCCTGCCACTCAGGTTCTCACGATCCCTGTCGGAGAGTCACTGCGGGCTGTGAGAACCACCGCCGGCCCCCCCGACCGTGCCGGGGTCTGCGCTCCCCTGACGCGAGCGCGCAGacgcaaacaaaaacacacacaaacatgtcgCTGCTGGACGTATATGTTGTACAAACAGATTCACACGACGGCAAACACGGGCTCTGCATCCTGACTTCACTCCATCGTctcttaaaacaaacacagctgcagctggagcatCGAATGTGCTTTGTGTGGATCATGTAAACCATATGTGATCAGTCTccagtacatgtgtgtgtgtacattcaTGATAGTGCGTCATTGTCAGCGAGGAGCAGGAGTAGAGGAGGCAGTAACTAAGGCGAAATCTATACTACTATTTGAAAATTGGcgatttcaaactaaaaccatcACTGTTCACCTGGAAACGCACATTAAGTCACTAcggtgtaaacaggaattgCTTGATTAATAGGAAAAAATGTATTCCCACAACAGGGACAGCAAAAGCTTTGAATTGATCCCCCACGTTGTGTCCTACACTGGAAGCTGACGTTGTCCTCTGGGAGGGGGTCACGTGAAAGGAGCCTGATGAATTAGCGAAGGCTACGACTTGACTGAAAGGACCCgatcagcaagcggttgtgagcGTCTGCGTCATCTTTTCCAATTGTCTCGGTTTCAGCTCGTCTAGAGggggttttcaaactaaaacgggaccagcagcatttccaaacgtCCCAGTTTTAGCGTCTCTAAAACTCCGGAGCAGTGTGGACGTCCTGTGTTTCAAACCAGAACGTAGTGGTGTGGATGTCACCTTATGATGGTAGAGGATCAGGTATTTGCAGTCAGATTAACTTAGGCTGTAGAATGTGCGCCTCCTCCCCAATCGGGGGATGGAGGCGTGTTGTTGAGGTGCAGCTCGTACacctgctcgaccaatcgtgagtcactCTCAGCCATCATTcgttcactgtgtttttaaagcatctaataactaattaaaaccaaacctgaaCAAACGTACCTAAGACGACAGAGACCATCTTTGATCTATTTGTTGTGTAATTTGATATTTTcaggtttggtccatgtcctatctgctaacatggaagaAGCGGGGTTTATGACAAGTGCTGCAGccgtccaccagggggcgatcaagatgatttggcttcactttgggagATGGTTTCCTCCAGCAAAGTTCAGCTCAGTTCATTTTGAGTTCATCTGCAGATCTACACTCTCCCTCCGTCATCTCTGGAATATTTGTGCTCTTTTCGTTTTTTCCCCCGTCGCTGCAGCATCGTTGCCTCGGCGATGGCGTCCGTCCTCACGAGGCGTCTCACGAGGCGTCTCACCACAGCTCATTAACAGCGCTGATGACTCcggagccgccgccgccgctgctgctctgAGATTCGTCATTAACATCTGTTTGTGGCCGGCGAGGCAAAGGCTGAAGGCCgcgagaaaacaaaacaacaacactgacgAGGCTGACGACTGCAGAGTCTGGAGCGTGGACGCAGGACGGGTTCCCATggctgtgtcctcctcctccctcgtgttttccttcctcccctccttccctctcactGTCCCTTGTCAAATCCCTCCCCGTCTTTaccatcctccctcctcactttctgtcttATCTCCCCCTGTCCTTGTGTCTATCACCTCTCCTCCGTCCTGTCCTCACCTGCTCTGCCTCTTCTCTTTTCCGGCTCCTTCTCTCTCAAAgcttcactcctctctctctctctgtcggaGATAAGATGTGGCAAAATGAGACTCTGCTTCAAAGTGGGAATCCTCGCCTGTGTCGGCCCTGCCAAAGTGCTCATGAGCAAATTCATCACAGCTGCATGAGTGTTCTGCAGCGTTTGTAGTCAAACATGGCATCTATAGAAGgaagaagacaaaacaaatgttcttTAGTCATGAACACCTTAAGGGAAAATGTGCACTGTCCTTAACTCTGAAGCAAATTGATGTGAAGTGATGTTTGTTGTTCACTTCATGCACCTTGATGTGTATTAAGGTGTCAGGAAGGCAGCGGGTTTATCACACTCACTGGATTGATGCATCGCATTTGtctccagctgctttcagacgtttTACTGAAAGTTTCCAGAGAGGCTGTACtacgtgagaacgcaaatgtccgagtcagtagCCATGGACATTTTACAAAACTCTTCCTCTCAGCGGATCATCGTGTTCTGCCCCAGGCGTTCAGGGACAGTCTCATTCTGGGTACTTCATATGTTAAAGGTATATATATactatgtttatgtttatgtttacttATTAATTGTTTGGGCAATGTACTGCAATGACCCcttcaaacttatttttaaGGTAATAGtatttgtattaatgtgtgtatctgtatacatattatatatatttaagtacaTGCTGTGTATGTACTTTTTGTATGTGTATGCATTTACATGTATGTACATTAACTCAAAGGGTTAAAATactaatgtaaaatattaactttttcaaagaaattaaattaagaggGAAACAGGTGTTTTACTATTCAcgataataataaactaaacgCACTAACCGATGACCAGAAatatcacactcacacacacacacacggcgtgtgtgtgtgtgtgtgtgtgtgtgtgtgtgtgtgtgtgtgtgtgtgtgtgtgtgtgtgtgtgtgtgtgtgtgtgtgtgtgtgtgtgtgtgtgtgtgtgtgtgtgtgtgtgtgtcagggtacAGGTGGCAACTTCATCATCAGCGGTGAAAAGTTATATTAATACACCAGAGTTAAGAacaactggtgtgtgtgtgtgtgtgtgtgtgtcagggtgcaACTTCATCATCAGCGGTGAAAGTTATATTAATACACCAGAGTTaaagaggaacacacacacacacacacacacacacacacacacacacagacatgacagttatatggagaaagaaaaaggcagaagtcaaaagacagaaaaataaaatccttctGCTTTCTGGCAGTGAACCAAACACAGAGTCtgactgcccccccccccctggggAGAACAACTCCAGGCCTGAATTCCtttgtgttatttcatgttttcctctccaccacagtttctctctgaaacaCAGTCTGTGTGCGAGCCCTCCATAAAGCAACTTCCCCCACGTCTGCACTGCTGTAAAACAAGCTGTGTAGTCAGGGCGATGTAGTCAGGGCGATACAAGCCGTTTGAGCATTTATTCCATATCCTTGATATCAAATGTCAGTCCCCTCCACTAGTTCGGTCTTTGTCAGCACTAGTTGGACATTTGGTCGCACTAGTTCAGCATCTTACTGTACTAGTTGAACAAAAAATCTTCCTAGTCACTCTTTTTCAGCAACTAGTGCCACTTTTGTTCAACTAGTTACAACAGAAACCTTACTAGTAACACTGTGCACTGAGCACTAGTAGCACCAAAGTCCCTACTAGTTGGCTTTTTGCCGCACTAGTGGCCCTCTGGACCGAACTAGTAATGCTGAAAGTGTTACTAGCTAACTAGTGAGCTGCAAAAGCTCTGACATGTAAGCTAGTCAAACATGGATTCAGCTCACTAGTAAACTAATTTTCTGCACTAGTTGAACTAGTGGGAGCCAAATGTCCAACTAGTGCTGACAAAGACCGAACTAGTGGAGGGGACTGAC harbors:
- the LOC118122108 gene encoding beta-1,3-galactosyltransferase 5, which gives rise to MEKRPNLHGDGKRRGEGRVTRFSPSLCSGGSMGNRRRHLKHILICILGTAAVFLIYLSFDGNWSPGSLSTYHVAYPRNYQIIMDDTPTCRTRSPFMVMMVPVAPSDVAARDAIRKTWGSETVVQGEVVGTLFLVGLPGGADAGQQQEKLSQENHRHRDLIQSDFQDSYHNLTIKTMVMLEWLAAHCTNASYVMKIDSDMLVHVPNLVKLLLDPGTAKQNYMTGLVWWHSPVLRNPFNKFYLPRDVIAEPEFPPYPLGMAYVMSLDLPWKILQVSPRIKPLFIEDAYLGMCLKHLGISPTDPPENTMFIVDPVHPLSSCSLSKVIAVTTTSIAQMKRYWETSKGPDAKC